The Methanohalophilus portucalensis genome window below encodes:
- a CDS encoding winged helix-turn-helix domain-containing protein: MEEIMGFVTGNTNRQKLLEMLASKGELETSRIAKNMHLAQPSVNRLVEELMEKELVVEKEGKCSLTELGTTIERKVQNL, encoded by the coding sequence ATGGAGGAAATAATGGGTTTTGTAACAGGGAATACGAATCGACAAAAACTTCTTGAAATGCTGGCTTCCAAAGGTGAACTCGAGACATCCCGTATTGCAAAGAATATGCATCTTGCACAGCCTTCTGTTAATAGACTGGTGGAAGAGCTGATGGAAAAGGAACTTGTAGTGGAAAAAGAAGGCAAGTGCAGTCTTACAGAACTTGGTACAACAATTGAGAGGAAA